cgaGGCATTTTCGTaaacacaactgccgctcactggatattttttctctttttcggaccattctctgtaaaccctagagatggttgtgcgtgaaaatcccagtagatcagcagtttttgaaatactcagaccagcccgtctggcaccaacaaccatgccacgttcaaagtcacttaaatcccctttcttccccattctgatgctcggtttgaacttcagcaagtcgtcttcaccacctctagatgcctaaatgcattgagttactgccatgtgattggctgattagctatttgtgttaacaagcaattgaacaggtgtgcctaataaagtggccggtgagtgtatatactACTAGGAATCTAGTGTTGCAAGCCTGCTAGTTAACACAAGGCACACAGTTTATCCTACAAATTGCAGGTTGTCTTGCATCACCGCACACAGGACGTTATAGCTCTGAACTTGTCACACCATGTCCATTGTTTTTGATGAATTACTAGTTATATAAACCAAATGTTGGTGGAAGTTCTTTGACAATAACACTCCCAGCCAAAatttgtatgtggggcccatgtgggAAGTAAAAGGGCTGATAAATGGGCCCTATGTGGGGATTGTCCGCGGGTTCCATAATGGTCCAATGTCAATTGCCCACATGGATTCCATGCAGGATTACAATGGGTGTTTTGTGGGCCCCAACTGGGCAACATACCCAAGACCCATCTTGGTCCCAGCTTTAAGTTCTACGTGGGCACTACATGGGGACTACATGGgctgaaatatgggttgtaagtgggtttgtccacagtttccatgttggcaatttcccagtagtgacccaactaggacccacacgggtagcccacatggggagcccatgtgggacctacttagttgatccaagtgggccccagataagatgcccattttgagcccatacccacttggtacccaggtacccccagcataacccatgtggggcccacataaccatgCTGCATGTTCTGGACAACTGTGAGAAAGTGGGTCACTTTAGCAACTTTAGCAGTGAACTGGACCTATGAGAACTTTTACAGTATTGGCTccttatatgtgtgtgttgactgtgggagttttttttttgcattgcagGTTCGAGTTTTACCCACCGGATCTTTCCAGCAGCTCCACCCATTGTCCTTTGGGGAAGGCATAGCACTTGATCCATTACCAGCTAAGGAAATAAGGTGGGTTTGGTTTTTATATGACCTTATTCTGTGCAGCATTTGACCTGCTGGAGGATATGCATAAAATGGTATACTATATGAGGACAGGCAGGCTGTAGTGTTTTTCCTGCAATATGTACCAAGACAACTCAGTACTGCAAAGTGTGAACATGACCAAAGAAGAAGAGTACGGTGGACTTGGACAGACCTTGTGTTGGTGCAGTTGGGATGGAAACAAATTTCACTTCAATTGTTTTGCACCAAATAAAACCATTACTCTTTCCCTTCCTCCACAGATACACCTCATCCGTGCACTACGACTCGGACCGCCATTTCATCCAAGGCGTGGCCCTGCAGCCTACGGGCCAAGGCCTTGAACACTGCATGCAGACCATCATGGCCGTGCCCCACAGTACCTGGCGCCACTACAAGACACAGCTGGAGTTCCAGCCTCGCCATCGGCCGCAGCGCTTCAAAAGCACCACCATCGTCTACCCCAAGAAAACCAGCGCCCTCTTCACCACGGAGCTGAGCTACGACTGCCACCGGCTATCCAAACGTTTCCTCTCCAGCGTGGAGCTGGAGGCGGCCGGTCGCAGAGAGCCACCTCAGTGAGGGAGGAGGACACACAGCCCATATATACTCTAGCTCCCCCACAAGGCTGGCTGCCATTGACCTGCTGTGCTGTCTTTATACAGTTGTGTATCTTTTTAAGTACCCTTCCTAAGCTGTGGACAGGAAGCACCTGTGCTTTGATGTTACAGAtatcagagatggcaaggcatGGACAAAGTGGGTAAAATATCCACTCAGTCCCATGTCTCCATGTTTATATTCCTGCCAATGGATGATCTATCAGTTGGAATGGATATTTCATTAAATGCTTCACTTTGCTTCTTGTTGGTTTTCCAGAGGCACGCTCCTATTTGACACGTATAGAATTGACTCGTACGGACTGAGATGAGGAGAATAGCTGTTTGCCCTCAGCAGAGTCACTCTCCTCATGTCACATCAAGTTGGTCAAGGATGCAGAGTGATtggttttaaatttgaattgTGAGGCCTGCCTCAgttcaatttgtttttaatcgTAGAGAAGAGTTGTTTGAAAACTGCTAACTTAGAACATGGTTCAAAGTGACTCGTATGTAAGGCAGAGGGAAGGAAAATGAAATGTGGTGCTAGAGTTTGGATGCATGCTAAGAAATCACTAATTTATCCACACTGTACAAAGGATGTGGTGAAAAATACTTAACACGTGTTTTGTTTCTTCACAgggtattgtgtgttttgtgcacgACATAGACACAAGCTAAGCTCTTCCCAAACCTTCTCTCTGGCTGCGATGCATAATGTTGTTCTGTAAATGTTGGTAGATGAAGGGAACTTTTCGGTTCGCTGTGATGTGTAAGCTTAAACAAACTGATCAAGTAGGTCGTGTAGATGGATCACGAGTGTGGAGTTTACTAAAAAAGTGGATATTATTTTTGATATCACTCACTGGCTCACTAGTGAAAATAACACACTGCATTCCACCGCCATCACTTCCTTTAGCTTGACTTGGATTGAAGTTGTATTTATTCTGTTGGAGTTTCAGGTTCTGAGATTTTTTATCAGCTGTTTAACGGGTCTCTCTGCAATCATGGCGAGGGATATTTCTGTGATGCCCTTTTGTGTCTTATTGATGTGCCTGTTGATGCTTCTTTTTGATATTAGTCACTTATTCAGTGCCAGTTTGAAATAAAGTGTTCATCGGTTCAacaattttgtgttttatgaggAGGTAGTCCTTGTCTGTTTTTAAAAGATGACAGCAGATAGAggtaattataattttttattagcCTACAAAATAATGAATACACTTTGATGTCATGTATAAAAGAAGCTGTTCATGTGGTTTGTGGTTTATCAAGTAATGTTTACGTTGTACTTCAGAAGAGAAACATAGGAGGTTTTTGATGCTTTGACTGCCACCAATCACATGCCATTGAGCAGATTACCTATGTGCAACTATAGTGTTcaaactagggctgacccgaatgctccgaagctttgaccgttgccatggtaatcaacctccaaattaGTTTTCaaatacttctttttttttttatatatatatgtctatgtgtcagccctgtgatagtctggcgacctgtccagggtgtaccccgccttcacccaatgtcagctgggagcCCCCCcatgaccctgaataggataagcggttacagataatggatggatgtaataataatgtataaatcccaaatagCTCTTAAATTAGGAATAATCCTACAACATTATTCACATTCAACATGAAtgattattagttattctcagtcggatatcgctgtttgttgtgtgtagaggtgcatgtGCGTACGGTAGTGCAGCAGCGGCACAATCCCGGTCACTGAAACAGGGCCATGCCGCAAAGCTTTGAATACTTTTGAATATTTATCATCGAAACttcgaaaaaacaaaaaatggtattcgagACAGCCGTAATTCAAACCTCAACAAATCACACTAAAACAATCTGGGTAAAAATAGTGCTATCAATCtgttaatataaatgtataaaataatacatgCTTTGATTTTTTTGGGGTGAATTGTCCTTTTTAATCTCCTCACAAGGAGAGATGTTTATAGAGTTGTGCTGCTTTAATGCCCTCCTGTGGCCAGAGAAGGAAAGTACTACAGGGGACTTGCTGTCATTCCAGAGCAAGATTGATTCTGTGCTTCACATCACATTTTCAGTATTATAGATCTTAATTTGGATTTATAAAGATTTCCTGTTGACTTGGCGCTACACAATGGAGATGCTGAAAATGGGGATAGTTGAGATAACATGCAATGAGCCAGTATCAAAATTACACCATACATGATCAGTATATAGTACACTTAGAGTAGGTCATATTACAAATGCAGCCCCAGTCTTTAGAAAAAGAGTTATCTGGGACACATATCAGAAAGCCCCATCTGATATCAGACAGAAGTTTggcttttttaattattctgcAAATAACTTAAACATCCGACATAATAATAAGCTTATGCCATGAGTTTGATGTTTTGAGTATTTCTGTGCCAGAGGGATTTCCTCAGAAGAAGCCTCCACCATTGGCAGTCCTGACCTGATGAGAGCTGAGGAACGGTAGGTATTGGGTAAACTCTTGCATCATCTTCTCAGTGTCTTTCACTTTTTGTCCTTTCACTGCACATCTGACCCACTGATGGAGCTGCTTTTCACAACCTGCTAAGAGTTTCTCAGTTAGAAAAGGCAGTTTAACAATGAAGATAAACTAACTTTGCACTGAACCTtttggtatttatttaattttctccaTCTTGTCTTCTACTGCGTGATGACCTCAGTCTCATCCAACTCAGTGTTCTCTGACACTGACTGTTTTATCTTTGTTTGTCTTGTTCATGTTATATAATGTTtgcactactgctactgcacatcatttataatatatataatgcacatatttatttaccttttttaacAATAACTTTTTACTAGTGTtctattgcttttttttttttttttttgcttttatttattgtatgccCTGCCTTATTCTTATTTGATGCACTTAACTTACTTCTTCTGTTAGAATCTGTGCTGCTGTGCAACTGCAATTTCCCCACGGCGATAAATAAAGTGCTATCCTATCCTACTAATGTTGCTTACACATTTTATAGTTATGTATAGTTATCTGTCggataaaagtctgaaaataaataTCCTTTTTGAGGACATTGGAATTGTTTGTATTCCCCTACATGTATAATGTTTTCAACAAGTTATTCTAATTCCTTAAACTCAATTCAGTAGTATGTGATTCATGTTCAGGaaggccagctctgtcctgggatgccccctcgacacagtggaggtggtgggagagaggaggatgatggctaagctgtcatccatgatggagaatgactcccaccccatgcaggacaccatcacagcactggagagctccttcagggacaggctgctccacccaaaatgtgtgaaggagcgctatccacaaccagcactgctcctagtagaccacatacacaccaaaaaaaactgacaagagctgcactttactgtacacCAACATGTCTATcagtactactcaggtgtatTTCATACTATGCAATATCAtcttccacttgtgcaattttgttaatagtctgtttactgtcaacactgtatatactgcttctttttttatacttctatttaaatggttcatatttttttacactttgtttagctcttttttttactgtgttagcagatgcatcttgttttttgcactatatagtgcaaaaaacaagatgcatctgatatcccctttgctgctgtacactgcaaatttccccactgcgggtctaataaaggaatatcttatcttatcttaacctttggtatttatttaattttctccaTCTTGTCTTATATGAATGTTGCCTACACATTTTATAGTTATGTATAATTTATCTGTCggataaaagtctgaaaataaataTCCTTTTTGAGTACATTGGATTTGTTTGTATTCCCCTACATGTGTGTAATGAGTTATTCTAATTCTAATTCAACTCAgtagtacagtatgtgattCAATGATTTTGACTGCTCGAGAACTATCTTTTCCCCACAGAACCTGAACGCAACATTGCATGGATGAGTGTGACGTAGTAGTGTTTCCTGTCCGCATGGTGGACAGCGACGTTGTTTATTATGAAGTAAAACTATCTATGTACCTGGATGTGGCTGTGTGGGATTTTACAGCGTATACCCACTGTGTCCTCGTCTTTGAAACAAAGGAAATAGATGTTAGACGACAAAAACCCATCCTAAAACTCTTATTCTTGGATACATAGCTCTTGTTAGCTTGCTGTGCTAGCTGGTTGACTTGTGGAGAATGAAGCCTTCTAACACCAGCATCATGGACATGTTTGAGAAGGGAAAGGTCCTGAAGATATGTGCTCCAATGGTTCGATATTCAAAGTAAGTGGAGCCTGTTTTACTTTCTATAATCtctatctttctatctgttCTCCTGCCTTAAACATGAGACCTACTGTAGGTACAACTACCCTTTATTGTGTGTCTGACTGCTGAACACTGCTCACACTTTTTCTCCACAGACTTGCATTCAGGTCCTTGGTGAGGAAATACAACTGTGATATCTGCTTCACCCCGATGATAGTTGCTCCTGACTTCATGCGATCTGTCAAAGCCAGAGACAGTGAATTCACAACCAATGAGAGTGAGTAGCAACATGAGCTGTAATAATAGTGCACTACCATAATGTCTTGCTGCCTGCACCAGCTACTACTTTTAATATGCTTCTAATGCACAACATCTTTACACAAAGC
The Sebastes fasciatus isolate fSebFas1 chromosome 7, fSebFas1.pri, whole genome shotgun sequence genome window above contains:
- the rflnb gene encoding refilin-B, with protein sequence MVGRLNLPNACEGEPLDMSCRADRGLDSPDSGLPPSPSPSAWLLLPGGAEKAGAVSPVSEDEERGSLVRVLPTGSFQQLHPLSFGEGIALDPLPAKEIRYTSSVHYDSDRHFIQGVALQPTGQGLEHCMQTIMAVPHSTWRHYKTQLEFQPRHRPQRFKSTTIVYPKKTSALFTTELSYDCHRLSKRFLSSVELEAAGRREPPQ